The sequence ATAACAATGCTTCCGGATTGGTCACAGCATCCCAGCTGTTGAACCGCAAAAACCTGCCAATATACACTCCATATCCACATAGAATGAAGCTCACAACCACGATCACTTTTACCCACAGCCCTTTCACATGAAGAGACAAAAAATGTTCTACCTGCATTAGAGAAATGATTCCCAGCAACAAGCCGTTCCAGGCTGCTGAAGAGACGATGAGGAGATCGAACCACTGTGGAACAGGCGGTCTTTCCTGAAAGTGAAAGAGATCCGTGATCATGTACGGTGCATTGGGGAAAAATACCAGCCAGCAAGCCAGCACACCGACAGTACGGAGATTGATACCGGACAATCTGGCCAATTTTCGACTGAATATCAGGGGTAATACACCCAAAAATGTGTTCCAGATATAGAATAAATAGAAATATTCATGATAGCGGAGAACGCGTGCTACGAGGAGTGCCATCGTAAAAGCAATGGCAATACCCAGCATTTTTTCGAGTGGGGAGATTCTTTTTAACATAATGGTCAGGTTATTCATGCTCAATTTACTGTTTTTGGCTGCAGTGATAGTACATAGGCATAGCAGGGATGCGGGATGGGAGCGGATTCTTTGAAGGATAGGTACACTACCTGACCGGGTCGCTCTACCATAAGTTTAGTAAGGTGTTTGCTGGCATTCGTTGACCGCAGCCAACCTCCTAAGCAGGTAGCAATTATTTACTGGCATTATCCAGCAATCCCAGATCTTCCGCATCCAGCTGTAAAGCCGGTGCCGCCACCAGTGTTTCCAGCTGATGTTGGCTTGTAGCACTCACGATCGGAGCTGCAATGGTTGGTTGCGCCAGCAACCATGCCAGTGCAACAGTTGCAGGTTTAGAATTATGTTTAGCCGCTACTTTGTCCAGTGCATGTAATACCCCAATACCTTTTGCATCCAGGTATTTCCTCACTCCTTCACCACGCACACTTTTCTTAAAATCGTCCTCAGAACGGTATTTACCTGTCAGGAAACCTGCTGCCAGTGACCAGTAAGGCATTACACTCAAACCATACTGCTGTGCAATAGGTTGGTATTTTGTTTCAAAATTTGCACGCTCTACCAGGTTGTAATGTGGCTGTAAAGCCTGGTAACGGGGTAAACCCTTTTCTTCTGCCAGTTTCAGGGACGCTGTCAGGCGCTCCGGTGTCAGGTTGGAAGCCGCAATGTATTTTACTTTACCAGCTTTGATAATTTCATCGTAGGCAGACAATGTCTCTTCTAAAGGAGTCACATTATCATCAAAGTGTGTATAGTACAAATCAATATGATCTGTTTGTAAACGTTGCAATGACTCATCAACTGATTTCAGGATGTGTGCCCTGCTCACATCTTCTTTATGTTCTTTGTTCTGAGAACCTACTTTGGTAGCGATGACAACCTTATCGCGGTTGTTGCGCGCCTTCATCCATTTACCAATGATGGCTTCTGATTCACCACCTTTATTGCCTTCTACCCACCAGGAATAAGTATTCGCAGTATCAATGAAATTAAAGCCGGCATTGACAAAAGCATCTAATATTTCAAATGATTGTTTTTCGTCTAAAGTCCAGCCAAATACGTTACCACCAAAGTTGATTGGAGCTATCTGTAAATCTGTTTTCCCAATAGTTATCTTTTTCATCTGTCATCAATTTGAGAGGATAAAAATACCCCTAATAGCGACCGCAGGGTTTGTAAAATGGGGGCAATTAATTGTATATTTCTTTTACTTTTGTTTATTATGAGTTTTTTAACAGCAACAGGGATCCGTAAACAGGAGAATGGCGAATGGGTATTAAAGGGTATTAATTTTTCGCAGGAGAAGCACCAGCAGATTGCTATTGTAGGGGCCTCCGGTTCCGGAAAAAGTACCTTACTGAAGATTGTAGCCGGATTGATGCAGACAGATGAAGGTGAAGTACGATTTGAAGGTACGCGGGTAAAAGGCCCACACGAAAGATTGCTTCCCGGCGAACCTGGTATTGCTTACCTGAGTCAGCATTATGAACTGAGATTGAACTACAGGGTAGAGCAGGTGCTGGAATATGCCAATAAGATGACGGATGACGAAGCAGACGAACTCTATAGCATATGCAGGATCAATCACCTGATGAAGAGAAGAACCGATCAGCTCTCAGGTGGGGAAAAACAACGAGTGGCTATGGCCCGGTTGTTAATTGGTAATCCTACATTATTCCTGTTGGATGAGCCTTTCTCCAACCTGGATTATTCACATAAAGAGATCCTGAAAACGGTGATCAGGGAAATCGGAGAAAAGCTGGACCTGACCTGTCTGCTTGTATCACATGATCCACAGGATACACTGTCATGGGCAGATGAAATACTGGTGGTGAAAGATGGTTTGATTGTGCAGAAAGGCACGCCGATTGATGTATACAATCATCCTGTGGATGAATATACGGCAGCGTTGTTTGGTCCTTATAATCTGGTTGATGCGAAGGTGTTGGAGCTGACAGGCGAAGAGCAAGCATTTATTCGCCCCGAGAATTTGCAGTTTGCATATAAATCCGGGATCAAAGGCATTGTAGAAGCAGTAGATTATATGGGGAGTGCGTATGAGGTGCGTGTAAAGGTTCCGGGAGGTTCCCTGTTGGTCAGAACACCTACTGATGTACTGACTAAAAAGGGGAGCACTGTATATCTCACTATTAAACCTGATAGTATATGGCGTCTTTAGACAAGTTTAACTCCAAAGAAAGATTTTCTGACAGGGTAGACAACTACAAAAAATACCGTCCTACCTATCCGGATTCGTTACTTGATTTTTTGCAGGCAAAAGGTGGGCTTACCAGTGATGCAACAGTGGCAGATATTGGTTCCGGTACAGGTATTCTGACGGAATTATTATTAAAAAAAGGTTGGACGGTGTATGCGATAGAGCCGAATGCAAAGATGCGTGAGGCGGCAGAAGCACAGTTGAATGACTATCCCAATTTTTCTTCTCTCACTGGTTCAGGGGAGGCGACTGGGTTACCAGATCAGTCAGTACAACTGATTACAGTGGCGCAGGCTTTTCACTGGATAGATCCTGTGTTGGCGCGGAAAGAGTTTGATCGTATCTTATTACCTGATGGGCATATAGCGTTGCTGTGGAATTTGCGTACGCTGGATTCTCCGTTTGACAAAGGGTATGAAGATATTAAGGCGAAGTATGGAACGGATTATCATGAGATCCGGAAGGCACATGAGCCGGAGCTGACGGCGTTTTTTGCACCTGCCACGATGGATGTATACTACTTCAGGCATAGCCAGCAGCTGGACTTTGAGGGATTGAAAGGGCAGGTGTTAAGTTCTTCTTATATGCCGCAACCAGGGCAGAAAAATTATGAGGAGATGATGGAAGCGCTGACAGAGTTGTTTGAGGTGAATCAGCGGGATGGTGAAGTGACGATTACTTATGATACGAAGTTGTACATCAATAAATAGCTGTACATCCGCAATAAAATATGCATAAATGGGGGAATTCACTAATTCTCAGAAAACAATAGCGCCTGCCGCAGGAGAACCCGCAGCAGGCATTACATCTTTTTAACGCTCTTCTTTTAAAGACCACCCGGTCTTTAATCCAATTACAAAAATCACCAGCAGGAATTCACCCACTGCCAGCAATATATCGCCTGGTACTCTTAACCAGCGGAGTTTTGCGAAACCATGATCTCCTATGCCGGGCGGGTCACTACATGTTGCATGACGGCCGATATTTTTTGTGCCCTGTTTTTAGCTGCCTGTGCGGTTTCGCCGGCGAACAGTTCATCTATGGTTTGCTGAAAGATGGAGAGCCAGGTGTTGAAATGCACAGTGTCGATAGCCATTCCGCGGTGTACACTCATTGGATCGCCCTCGTACTTTCTGGTACAGAGGAGGAGTGTACTCCAGAAGTTACATAGTTTCTGCAGGTGGGTATCCCAGTCTTTGATGCGGGCGTTGAAGATGGGACCTATGGTGTTGTCCTCTCTTACCCGGGCATAGAAGGTATGCACCATGAGTTGTATGTCTTCTTCAGTTGTAATATCGGTCAGCATAATTTAATACCTTTTTGTCTTTTATTAGTATAAAAAAAATGTCAGCGTTTCAGGAACCCAATGTCTTTAGTGAGTTTTTCGTGAAACTCGTCCAGTCTGGTGTTGTTCAAAATATTAGCCATATCTTCTCTGATTCTCTTGAACTCGTGGTGGATGGGACAGGGTTTGCTTTCTGAGCAATAATCCAGGCCGAGTCCGCAGCCGGAGAAGATCTTGTCGCCGTCAATGGCTTTGACGATGTTGGCGATAGAGCATTGGAGGGCTTTGTCATCCAGGTAAAAGCCGCCGGTGGGGCCTTTGAAGGAGAGGAGTAAGCCTTTCCTTGTAAGTTCCTGCAGGATTTTGGCGATGAAGTATTCAGGGGAGTCGATACCTGCAGCAATGTCCTTAACGCCGACTTTGACGTTATTTTTGGATTGCTGTGCAATATAGATCATTGCCCTGATGCCGTATTCGCAGGTTTTTGAGAACATATGGCAAAGATAGGGTGGAATTAATAAAAGATAAAAAAGTATTTTATTGGTAGTGTGTCATTTTGAATTTAGTCAAGCCGGCCGCAGGCCCATTCCGAATCTTCCACGCAGTTGCCTACGACAACTGCGTGGAAGATTCGGGTGATTTTTTAAAGAAAATTGAAATTGATACACTACTATTTTATTAGAAGGGGGCTAAATTGGATGGATGGACAAATTGAGGGCAGACAATAACAATATAAAAGGGAGATTTTATTTTTGAAAGCGTATGCTGTATTTTTAAGTGTAGCATTTACAACCAATTCCATGTTATATCGACTTTTGTTATCCTGTTTATTGATTTTTTGTTTGAAAACGAATGCGCAGCTGGTATGGAATACCCAAAGCCGGCATGCAGGAGAATCTATGCCTTGTGGAGGTGGAGATATTGGGTTGAATGTGTGGGTAGAAAAGGGGGATCTCCTATTTTATTTATCGCGCAGCGGTACATTTGATGAGAATAATGCAATGCTCAAGTTGGGGAGGGTAAGAGTACGCATAGAAGGCAGGCCATTTGACAAGGGGGATTTCAGGCAGGAGTTGCACTTGGAGGATGGGAGTGTGATTGTAAGTGGAGGTGGGGTACGCATAGTATTGTGGGTAGATGTATTTCATCCGGTTGTGCATGTGAGTATGGAAAGTAAAACAGCAGTGCGGATGAGTGCTGTTTATGAATCATGGAGATATGAGGATCATGTTATTACAGATGCGGTAGAGTGCAGGGCGAATTCATATAAAGAATTACAAGCTTTTCCGATTACGACTTATAAGGATACTGTTTCTTTTGTGGGAAATAGGGTACAGTTTTATCATCGCAACAGGGATGATAAGGAGGATATTTTTGATTATACAGTGAGGATGGAAGGAATGTCTGCGGTGAAGGATCAGTTATATAATCCTATCCGGCATAATACTTTTGGAGGAATTATGCAGGGGAAAGGGATGATAGCAGGGGGAAATACGGATGGCCAGTATGCAGATACAAAATATCGTGGGTGGGAATTGAGAACATCTAAGCAGGTCAAGTCGCAGGAAATAACGATCGGACTGCATGTAGCACAGACGAATACATCGAAGGATTGGGAAGAGGGGCTGTGGGCATTGATAAAGGAATCCAAACCTGTATCGAAATCTCTATCGAACCATGTATCGATAAAGATATCCATTGAGCCGTCTTTAGGGCGGAGACGCAGCATCAAATGGTGGAAACAATTCTGGAATCGTAGCTATATTCATATTGATAGTAAAGATGCTGCTGTTCGTACAATAGACCGTAATTATGAATTATTCCGTTATCAGTTAGCCTGCAATGCATTTGGTGAATGGCCTACAAAATTCAACGGCGGGTTATTCACATTTGATCCCTGTTATGTAGATAGCAGTAAACATTTTTCTCCTGACTTCAGGGCATGGGGTGGTGGTACTATGACCGCGCAAAATCAACGACTGGTTTATTTCCCCATGTTGAAAAACGGAGATGGAGAAATGTTAAAAGCACAATTTGATTTTTACATGCGCATGTTGCACAATGCATCTTTGCGTAGCAGGGTGTATTGGAACCATGTCGGGGCATGCTTTACAGAGCAGATAGAAAATTTTGGTCTGCCGAATGTAACGGAGTATCACCCGAAAAGACCGGCTGGTACTGACCCTGGTGTAGAATATAATAAGTGGTTGGAGTATGAATGGGAAACGGTGTTTGAGTTTTGTCTGATGATGCTGGATGAGCAGCGATATGATGGTGTGAACTTACAAAAATACCTGCCGTTTATAGATAGTTGTTTGTCTTTTTATGATGCACATTATCACAAATTCGATGCACAGGGGCATTATATATTTTATCCTACTTCTGCTGCTGAGACGTATAAGCTAACTTATAATTCCACTACTGTGATAGCAGCGATGCAGACGATTTTACAAAGATTGATAGTGGTTGCACCTGATCCAAAATGGGATACGATGTTAGCACATTTGCCACCCATTCCTTTTGGTGAATATGAAGGTCATACCACTATTTTGCCAGCAGAGAAATGGGAAAGAATTCAGAACAGGGAAACGCCACAACTTTATCCTGTATTTCCCTGGGGGATTTATGGCATTGGAAAACCAGGATTGGATACTGCTATTAATACTTATAAATACGATCCACAGGCAGTAGCGCAATGGGATTACGCAGGGTGGAAACAGTATTCCATCTTTGCTGCCAGATTGGGCATGACAGCAGATGCAGCGAAATTAAGTGTATTGAAATTTAAAGATGGGCCACATCGTTTTCCTACATTCTGGGGCCCGGGTTTTGACTGGACACCGGATCATAATTGGGGAGGATCTGCCATGATAGGGGTGCAGGAAATGCTGCTACAAACGGATGACAGGAAGATTTATTTATTACCCGCATGGCCGGGAGAGTGGGATGTATCTTTCAAATTGCATGCGCCTTATCAAACGACTGTGGAGGCAGTGGTGAAAGGGGGGAAGGTCGTGTCATTGAAAGTAACCCCGAAGGAAAGGGAGAAAGATGTTATTTATCCAGGCAGGGGGTATGATTGATCTGTGAAGGTAACTGCGGCGGCAAGGGAGAAGCATGTTGTTTACCCGGACAGGGGGTTGTGATTGATCTGTGAAAGTAACTCCGTTGGCAAGAGATAAAGATGTTATTTACCCGGAATGGGGTGGTGATTGATCTCTGAGGGTGTTCCTGGCGATAAGGACCTGGTCTATCCAAACTGGGGTGGCATATGATTTGATTTATATTATTTATCCCCAAATGGATAGCAAAAGATATGCAAAACGGTACGATGATCCAGTATTTCCACTGGTATACTTCCGCAGATGGCAGTTTATGGAAAGAAGTAAACAAAAATGCCAAAGCCTTAGCTGCGATGGGCATCAACGCTGTATGGCTTCCTCCTGCTTATAAAGGAGCAGATGGGGCTAACAGCCATGGATATGACACTTACGATAAGTACGACCTGGGCGAGTTTGATCAGAAAGGATCTGTACGTACCAGATTCGGTACCAAAGAAGAATATATTGCCGCCGCAAAAGCTATACATGATGCAGGGATGCAACTGTATGTGGATATAGTGGCCAATCATATGATAGGTGCAGATGAAACCGAGAGAGTGACAGTGCGGAAGGTAGATTTGGAAAACAGGAATGAATTCATTTCTGAGCCTTATGAAATAGAAGCCTACACTAAATTCACCTTTCCGGGCAGGAAAGGACAATATTCACAGTTTATATGGGATCACCGCTGTTTTACGGGGATCGACTATGCTGCAGATACGCAGGAGAGCGGGATCTTTACCATCCAGAACGAATATGGAGAAGGTTGGGAAGATATGGTGGATGATGAAAAAGGCAACTTCGATTACCTGATGGGTGCAGATGTGGAATTCCGGAATCCCGAGGTGAGGGAAGAGTTTAGAAGATGGGGAGAATGGTATTATAATACTGTGAAATTCGATGGATTCAGATTGGATGCTGTGAAGCACATTACCCCTGATTTTTTCAAGGGATGGCTGGAGCAGATGCGGCAGTATGCAGGGCGGGAAATGTTTACAGTAGGGGAGTATTGGGCACCTGGGCACCTGGATTTATTATTGAAATATATAGATGCTACAGAAGGTAGGATGTCATTGTTTGATTCTTCCCTGCATCAAAATTTGCATCATGCATCAAAGTGTGGAAAAGATTATGACCTGAGTAAAATACTGGATGATTCGCTGGTGGCCACCAAACCTTTTCTGGCGGTGACTGTAGCAGGAAATCATGATACGCAACCTTTGCAGGCGCTGGAGGCCCCCCTGGATGATTGGTTTAAACCACTTGCGTATGCATTGATCTTGTTGAGAGAGCATGGGTATCCATGTGTATTTTATGCGGATCTGTATGGAGCGGAGTATACCGATAAGGATGGGGAGGGGAATGATTGCCATATTTTGATCGCACCGGTATTAGGGTTGGATAAATTGATAAAGGCAAGGGATCAATATGCATATGGTATGCAGCGGGATTATTTTGACCATCCGAATTGTATTGGTTGGACGAGAGAGGGAGATGAGGAGCATGCAGGCGCTGGTTGTGCGGTGGTCATGTCGAATGGAGAAGAGGGGAATAAGCATATGGAAATAGGTCAACGGCATGCAGGGAAAAAATTCAGGGATATAACGGGTAGCAGGGAAGAGGAGATTACTGTGGGAGAGGATGGTTGGGCTGAATTTACCTGTGGAGCCGGATCGGTGGCTGTGTGGGCGGAAGCCAGATAGGAACGGAGGAAGCGGCGATGAATTAAAAGGTATACTGAAGCAAAAAGAAGTAAATAGAAAACGGAATTACGCTCAGGTAAATGGAAGTAAACTGAAGCAAAAATGGATAAATGGGAAACTGAATCATAATCAGTTAATAAGACGTAAACAAATTAAAGCCCCTGTAACCCCAGCCAATTATATGGAAGGTAACCCCCAAGGGCTAAAACTTTTTATCTTTACGCTCTCTAAACCTGAATTATGACCAAAATCCTTTGTCTCTCACTGGCGCTGTCATGCAGCATACTCAGCCATGTAAACGCACAAAATAAAGAATTTAAAAACGACGCACCCATTTCACCCAGCCGGATACTGAAAATCGACTCCGCTGTAGTGACCCATCATGAAGTCACTATCAAAGGCCAACGGGTTCCTTACTCAGCACAGGCAGGCAGCATGCCTATCTGGGATGAAGATGGGCGCCCACTGGCAGGGGTGTTCTACACTTATTACGAAAGGGAAGACATCAAGGATAAATCAAACCGCCCACTGGTCATCTCTTTCAATGGGGGCCCCGGCACCCCTTCTGTCTGGATGGAAATTGGTTATACCGGTCCCCGTCTCCTCAACATCGATGATGAAGGTTATCCTGTGCAGCCATTCGGTATGCGCGAAAACCCAAATTCCATACTGGATGTGGCAGATATCGTATACGTAGATCCTGTGAATACAGGTTATTCCCGTCCTGTGAGCAAAGATGTTCCTGGTTCCCGCTTCTACGGCGTAAATGCAGATATCAAATACCTGGCAGAATGGATCAACACTTTCGTAACCCGCAAAGGCCGTTGGGCTTCTCCTAAATTCCTGATCGGCGAAAGCTATGGTACTACCCGTGTATCTGGTTTAGCACTGGAACTGCAGGATGAACAATGGATGTACCTGAATGGTGTCGTGCTCGTATCACCAACCGATTTAGGCATTGAACGCAGTGGTCCGCTGGATCAGGCACTGAGCCTTCCTTATTATGCCGCTACTGCATGGTATCACAAAAAACTCCCTGCAGACCTGCAATCCAAAGATCTTAATGATGTATTGCCGGAAGTAGAAAACTTTACCATCAACGAACTGGTGCCTGCTATTTCAAAAGGCGGCTCTCTGGATGATGCACAACGTAAAGCACTGGCACAACGTATGAGCCGCTACAGCGGATTATCTGCACAGGTGTTCCTGGAAAATAACCTCATCGTTTCCTATAACTTATTCTGGAAAGAATTACTGCGTGACCAGGGTTATACCATTGGCCGCCTCGATTCAAGATACAAAGGTCTGGATAAGCAAAATGGTGGTAGCAGACCTGATTACAATGCAGAACTGACTGCATGGTTACAGGCTTTTACCCCTGCTATCAACATTTACCTGCGTGATGAACTGGAATATAAAACTGATCTGAAATATAACATGTTCGGACAGGTATGGCCATGGGATAACCAGAATAATAAGACTGGCGAAAACCTGCGTCAGGCAATTGCACAGAATCCTTTCCTGCACCTGTTGGTACAATCTGGTTACTATGACGGAGCCTGTGATTATTTCAATGCAAAGTATAGCATCTGGCAACTGGATCCAGGGGGTAAACTGAAAAGCCGTATCAAATGGGAAGGTTACAGAAGTGGACATATGATGTACCTGCGCAAGGACGATCTGGCTACTGCTACAGAGAACCTCAGGAAATTTATTAAAGAGGCGACACCAGCAAAGGGTACGCCTGCGAAATATGAATAACTTTTTTAAACAGACTGTATCATCATTACGATACAGTCTGTTTTTATTCGGTACCTGATGGAAACAGCCAGACCATTAATACACCCTTCTTTTTGAATCACTATGGAAAGACTGCTACAACATGTACAACGCTTTGTAGAATTAAACAGCGAGGAACAGGAGCTGTTATTATCCTGCATGAGATATGAAGAAGTGAGCAAGAAAACACATTTGCTCAAACAGGGCAAGATCTGCACAGGGAGATATTTTGTGATAAAAGGATTGTTGCGGCAGTACATCGTCGGAGAAAACGACGCAGAGCAGATTACGCATTTTGCACTGGAAAACTGGTGGATAGCGGATTATGATAGTTTGGAAAGGCGACAGCCTTCGGAGTTTTGTATACAGGCTGTAGAGCCTACTGAATTACTGGTGCTGGATAAGGAAAAGGAAGATGAATTGTTTAGGCAGGTACCTAAAATGGAGCGGTATTTCAGATTGGTCTTACAGCGATCTTATGCGGCTTCTATGATGCGGATTAAGTATATTTTTACCACGAGTGGAGAGGAAAGATATAATCATTTTAATAGTTTGTTCCCGGAGTTTATACAGCGTATTCCCCAATATATGTTAGCTTCTTACCTCGGGTTTAGTGCAGAGTTCCTAAGTAAGATCAGGGCTAAGCGATCTTGAACTAGTTCAAGATTTTCAAGGGCAATTCTACCCCAACTTTGTGTCAACAACAAAAACAAATTGATATGCAAAACAGAATTGACATTAGTAAAGTAGAACCCGAAGCTTACAAAGTGATGATGGCTTTTGAGAAATATGTACATGGTACAAAGTTGACACCTATTCAACGCGAGTTGATAAAGATAAGAGCATCACAAATTAATGGTTGCGCGTATTGTCTGGATATGCATACGAAAGATGCAAGAAAGTTAGGCGAGACAGAGCAAAGGATTTATACATTATCAGCGTGGAGGGAAACTCCTTTTTTTACAGCAGAAGAAAGAGCGATACTGGCGCTGGTAGAGGAAGTAACGGAAATTAGTAAAGGGCATGTAAAGGATGAAACGTATGCAGCGGCAGCAAAGGTGTTGGATGACCAGACGATTGCGCAGGTGATCATGGCGACGATAGTGATAAATAGTTGGAACAGGATAGGAATAGCGACTAATATGCAGCCTGAGTGATAAAACGCCGAAATTCCAACGAATATCCGAACGGAATTGGCTTAAATTTATAGATGAAAACACTCATCACCCTCGAAGAAGTCGCATTCTTTTTCATTGCGCTTGTATCATTCCATCTACAGTCAGCCTACGTCTGGTGGCTATTCCCCGCTTGTCTGCTGTTGCCTGACTTATCGATGGTCGCATACCTGGCAGGGCCAAAAGCAGGTGCATATGTATATAACTTCGTACATCACCGGGCAGTAGCATTTGTGATCTATTGTTTAGGATGGATGTCGCATAGTGAGTTGTGGTTGTTTGTAGGAATTATACTGTTTGCGCATTCTTCGATGGATAGGGTGTTTGGGTATGGGTTAAAGTATGTAACAGGATTTACAGATACACATTTAGGAAAGATAGGAAAACGCCCCTTGTAAGGGGCGTTTTCTATTATTTACCAAGCTGCCTTATTAAGAATTCAGCCGCTGCTTTATTGACCTTGACTTCATTGCTGTATTTCATCCAGTGATGCGTATCATCCGGAATACTCAGGATTTCGTAATGCACACCTTTTTGCTCCAACCTGTTAATGAGATCGATACTTTGATTAAAGTTTACATTTCTGTCATCATCTGCATGAATCAATAACACAGGTGATGTCCATGTGTCAACATGTGCAACAGGCGATGATTGCCACGCTACTTTCTCCGCAGTATCAGCATCTGGTGCAGGGGTAGCAGTAGGAGGTGCGGAGAATTGCATCCGGTTATGCACCCCATGAATATCTACGCCAGCTGCAAATAATTTTGAATCCCTGCCTAATGCGTGAGCAGTGAGGAAGCCACCATAAGAACCTCCATAAATACCAATCCTTTTAGCATCTACCTGTGATTGTGCCGCCAGCCATTCTCCCGCAGCTTTCACATCCTGGTATTCGGAAGCACCTAATACCCCTGCACTGGCGGGTTTATGAAACTCATAGCCATAACCTATCCCCAACCTGTAATTGATGGCTAAAACAATGAACCCATTATCTACGAGGTATTGATTTAAAGCATAATCAATAGAATAATAATCCATCCAGTGCCAACCTAATACCATCTGGCGTTGAGGTCCGCCATGTACATATACAATGGCAGGCTTCCTGGCAGGACCACCTGCAGGTTGATATAATTGTGCATGAACAGGTGTTCCATCAGGTGCTTTGAAGATCACCTGTGTAGGTGTAACCAGTTTTACAGATGGGAAATCTGTAGGAAGAAGAGAGGCGCCTATCAATGCAGGTTTCCCCTTTCCAAAAGGCATCTTTGCGGCGAGCAGGGGTTGCTGTGCATTGGAAGTAAATAAGATCACAGTTTGTGCATCGCCTGTTACTACAGGATAAGTTTCAATGCCATCACCAGTAGTGAGCATTTCCATCGCTGCTTTATCAACAGGTACCCGGGCTATGTGGCGCCGGTCTATATCCTGTGGAGAGGGGCCATTGTTCGCACTAAACACCAGCCATTTTTTATCGGCCGTCAGCGAGATCTGTTCGCACATAAAGTTGCCGGGTGTGAGTAAAAGCGGTGTACCACCAGTACCTGGAATCGAATAGAGATGAGGCCATCCATCATGATAAGACAGGAAAGTCACCCGGTTATTCGCTCCCCAATGCAGGTTGGTCGCGCCATCGGTAGTGGGAACAGAACCACTTAATGTAGTAGGTGCTTTCCACAGTAATGTTGAATTCCCATCACTGATATTGGCCGTCCTTATTTCCCACGGTTTATGACGGCGGGGCAGGATAGAATCTGTTGCACCGCCTGTACCCGGTGTCCGGACAAAGGCAATCTGCTGCCCATCCGGCGACCAGCGGGGGGAATTATCCTGTGAAAACCCGGGTGAGATCCATTGAATAGGAGTGGTAGGATTTGTATAAACACCAATAAAACTATGACCACTACGATCAGATACAAAAGCGAGTTTGCTACCATCGGGCGACCATTCCAGCGAGCTACTGGTACCTTTGATACTGAATAAAACCTTTGCAGGTGCAGAGCCATCGACGGCTACGATGTATACCAGTCCTCCTTTTACGAAGGCAACGCTGTCACTGTGCGGTGACAGGGCCGGAAAATCC is a genomic window of Chitinophaga sp. LS1 containing:
- a CDS encoding class I SAM-dependent methyltransferase, whose product is MASLDKFNSKERFSDRVDNYKKYRPTYPDSLLDFLQAKGGLTSDATVADIGSGTGILTELLLKKGWTVYAIEPNAKMREAAEAQLNDYPNFSSLTGSGEATGLPDQSVQLITVAQAFHWIDPVLARKEFDRILLPDGHIALLWNLRTLDSPFDKGYEDIKAKYGTDYHEIRKAHEPELTAFFAPATMDVYYFRHSQQLDFEGLKGQVLSSSYMPQPGQKNYEEMMEALTELFEVNQRDGEVTITYDTKLYINK
- a CDS encoding ABC transporter ATP-binding protein; this translates as MSFLTATGIRKQENGEWVLKGINFSQEKHQQIAIVGASGSGKSTLLKIVAGLMQTDEGEVRFEGTRVKGPHERLLPGEPGIAYLSQHYELRLNYRVEQVLEYANKMTDDEADELYSICRINHLMKRRTDQLSGGEKQRVAMARLLIGNPTLFLLDEPFSNLDYSHKEILKTVIREIGEKLDLTCLLVSHDPQDTLSWADEILVVKDGLIVQKGTPIDVYNHPVDEYTAALFGPYNLVDAKVLELTGEEQAFIRPENLQFAYKSGIKGIVEAVDYMGSAYEVRVKVPGGSLLVRTPTDVLTKKGSTVYLTIKPDSIWRL
- a CDS encoding group III truncated hemoglobin, encoding MLTDITTEEDIQLMVHTFYARVREDNTIGPIFNARIKDWDTHLQKLCNFWSTLLLCTRKYEGDPMSVHRGMAIDTVHFNTWLSIFQQTIDELFAGETAQAAKNRAQKISAVMQHVVTRPA
- a CDS encoding aldo/keto reductase; translation: MKKITIGKTDLQIAPINFGGNVFGWTLDEKQSFEILDAFVNAGFNFIDTANTYSWWVEGNKGGESEAIIGKWMKARNNRDKVVIATKVGSQNKEHKEDVSRAHILKSVDESLQRLQTDHIDLYYTHFDDNVTPLEETLSAYDEIIKAGKVKYIAASNLTPERLTASLKLAEEKGLPRYQALQPHYNLVERANFETKYQPIAQQYGLSVMPYWSLAAGFLTGKYRSEDDFKKSVRGEGVRKYLDAKGIGVLHALDKVAAKHNSKPATVALAWLLAQPTIAAPIVSATSQHQLETLVAAPALQLDAEDLGLLDNASK
- a CDS encoding Rrf2 family transcriptional regulator, which codes for MFSKTCEYGIRAMIYIAQQSKNNVKVGVKDIAAGIDSPEYFIAKILQELTRKGLLLSFKGPTGGFYLDDKALQCSIANIVKAIDGDKIFSGCGLGLDYCSESKPCPIHHEFKRIREDMANILNNTRLDEFHEKLTKDIGFLKR
- a CDS encoding DUF1361 domain-containing protein, giving the protein MLKRISPLEKMLGIAIAFTMALLVARVLRYHEYFYLFYIWNTFLGVLPLIFSRKLARLSGINLRTVGVLACWLVFFPNAPYMITDLFHFQERPPVPQWFDLLIVSSAAWNGLLLGIISLMQVEHFLSLHVKGLWVKVIVVVSFILCGYGVYIGRFLRFNSWDAVTNPEALLFTIAGHLFNPYDHMGAWAFSIGFGGMFGIIYYTLQQLHHHKKSAPQNEGRLSISCSQSTLVS